A stretch of Camelina sativa cultivar DH55 chromosome 18, Cs, whole genome shotgun sequence DNA encodes these proteins:
- the LOC104762782 gene encoding uncharacterized protein LOC104762782 has product MKAKKEMKKESNLARLVKSPVRFLIMARDAYIRSMTSCSAGFIRGGGGCGSGVFGLPAGSFQICEAQSTALPRSFTLNSATTTRERCRFVSSGGEISVETTMAMRRRMDLRRNYSCAAMGRIDEDKVCDEFEDAESLLDYSKKRKIIGGVFTTHQQ; this is encoded by the coding sequence atgaaagctaaaaaagagatgaagaaagagagcaACTTAGCAAGGTTGGTGAAATCTCCGGTTCGTTTCTTGATCATGGCACGTGACGCTTACATACGTAGCATGACGTCATGCTCCGCCGGTTTCATCCGCGGTGGTGGTGGCTGTGGCTCCGGTGTTTTTGGGTTACCTGCCGGTAGTTTTCAAATCTGCGAAGCTCAAAGCACCGCTCTCCCTCGTAGCTTCACCTTAAACTCTGCCACGACAACACGTGAACGTTGTAGATTTGTCTCGAGCGGCGGAGAAATCTCGGTGGAGACTACGATGGCGATGAGACGACGGATGGATCTTCGGAGAAATTATAGCTGTGCGGCGATGGGAAGGATCGATGAAGACAAGGTTTGTGATGAGTTTGAAGATGCGGAATCTTTACTTGattatagcaaaaaaagaaaaataatcggTGGAGTTTTTACCACTCatcaacaataa
- the LOC104762784 gene encoding uncharacterized protein LOC104762784: MRRREEKRREFHEALLQTLYPPSSPPSPPSSSPSPVEVVDDEPFDVTLINPEDYLKINSSINGEDNEIGGESGNAEKPSRAQRKRLRKKLLKEEAARRKKVIGPLLPTDGRRVFVGNASGSNVEEEDSDSEEEEASESKKTCSQPVRVNAPEKKQEKFGDNDKTRKVKKRREAKKLAKDTSKPNSYLQNP, from the exons ATGCGACGGCGAGAAGAGAAGCGTCGGGAGTTTCACGAAGCTCTTCTTCAAACGCTTTATCCTCCTTCATCCCcaccttctcctccttcctcttctCCGTCTCCT GTAGAGGTTGTTGACGACGAACCATTTGATGTAACGCTCATAAACCCAG aggaTTACTTGAAAATTAATTCATCCATCAACGGAGAAGACAACGAAATCGGAGGTGAATCGGGGAATGCAGAGAAACCGAGTCGAGCGCAGAGAAAGAGGCTAAGGAAGAAGTTGCTCAAAGAAGAAGCAGCTCGACGGAAGAAAGTTATCGGACCTTTACTTCCGACAGATGGTAGAAGAGTCTTCGTGGGAAATGCAAGCGGGAGCAACGTTGAAGAGGAAGATTCTGatagcgaagaagaagaagctagtgAAAGCAAAAAAACCTGCTCACAACCTGTTCGAGTAAATGCCCCAGAGAAGAAACAAG AAAAATTTGGTGACAATGATAAGACGAGAAAAgtcaagaagaggagagaggctAAGAAACTGGCCAAAGATACTTCTAAGCCAAATTCATATCtccaaaatccctaa
- the LOC104762785 gene encoding ruvB-like 2 → MAELKLSESRDLTRVERIGAHSHIRGLGLDSALEPRAVSEGMVGQVKARKAAGVILQMIREGKIAGRAILIAGQPGTGKTAIAMGMAKSLGLETPFAMIAGSEIFSLEMSKTEALTQSFRKAIGVRIKEETEVIEGEVVEVQIDRPASSGVASKSGKMTMKTTDMETVYDMGAKMIEALNKEKVQSGDVIAIDKATGKITKLGRSFSRSRDYDAMGAQTKFVQCPEGELQKRKEVVHCVTLHEIDVINSRTQGFLALFTGDTGEIRSEVREQIDTKVAEWREEGKAEIVPGVLFIDEVHMLDIECFSFLNRALENEMSPILVVATNRGVTTIRGTNQKSPHGIPIDLLDRLLIITTQPYTDEDIRKILEIRCQEEDVEMNEEAKQLLTLIGRDTSLRYAIHLITAAALSCQKRKGKIVEVEDIQRVYRLFLDVRRSMQYLVEYQSQYMFSEPIKTDEAAPEDEQDAMQI, encoded by the exons ATGGCGGAACTAAAGCTATCCGAGAGTCGGGACTTAACCAGAGTCGAGCGAATCGGCGCACACTCACACATCCGAGGACTGGGTCTCGACTCAGCTCTCGAGCCGCGAGCTGTCTCCGAAGGAATGGTCGGTCAAGTGAAGGCGCGTAAAGCCGCCGGTGTCATACTTCAGATGATTAGGGAAGGTAAAATTGCAGGTCGGGCTATTCTAATAGCGGGTCAACCCGGAACTGGTAAGACCGCAATTGCTATGGGTATGGCGAAATCTCTTGGCTTGGAGACTCCTTTTGCGATGATTGCAGGAAGTGAGATTTTCTCTTTGGAGATGTCCAAGACTGAAGCTTTGACTCAGTCTTTCCGTAAAGCTATCGGCGTTAGGATCAAAGAAGAGACTGAGGTTATTGAAGGTGAAGTTGTGGAGGTTCAGATTGATAGGCCTGCTTCTTCTGGTGTTGCTTCCAAGTCTGGGAAGATGACTATGAAGACCACGGATATGGAGACTGTGTATGATATGGGAGCGAAGATGATTGAAGCTTTGAACAAGGAGAAAGTGCAGAGTGGTGATGTCATTGCCATTGATAAGGCTACTGGGAAGATTACTAAGCTTGGAAGATCGTTTTCTAGGTCTCGAGATTATGATGCTATGGGTGCGCAGACTAAGTTTGTGCAGTGCCCTGAAGGCGAGTTGCAGAAGAGGAAAGAGGTTGTTCATTGTGTGACTCTTCACGAGATTGATGTTATCAACAGCAG GACTCAAGGGTTTCTAGCCCTTTTCACTGGCGATACTGGAGAGATCCGATCAGAAGTCCGGGAACAAATCGATACGAAAGTAGCTGAGTGGAGGGAAGAAGGAAAAGCGGAGATAGTTCCCGGTGTTCTGTTCATTGATGAAGTTCACATGCTCGACATCGAATGTTTCTCGTTCCTCAACCGAGCTCTGGAAAACGAAATGTCACCAATCCTTGTCGTGGCTACAAACCGAGGAGTCACTACAATCCGTGGCACGAACCAGAAATCACCCCATGGGATCCCGATCGATCTCCTTGACCGTCTTCTCATCATCACTACCCAACCTTACACAGACGAAGACATAAGGAAGATCTTAGAGATCCGTTGCCAAGAAGAAGACGTTGAGATGAATGAAGAGGCCAAACAGCTTTTGACATTGATCGGACGTGATACTTCTTTAAGGTATGCGATTCATCTTATCACCGCGGCTGCGTTGTCTTGCCAGAAACGGAAAGGGAAAATCGTGGAGGTTGAGGATATACAGAGAGTTTATCGATTGTTCTTGGATGTGAGGAGATCGATGCAGTATCTTGTTGAGTATCAGAGTCAGTATATGTTCAGTGAACCAATCAAAACCGATGAAGCTGCTCCAGAAGACGAACAAGACGCTATGCAGATCTGA
- the LOC104762786 gene encoding uncharacterized protein LOC104762786, with protein MGNCQAAEAATVLIHHPAENKMERIYWSVTASDVMRSNPGHYVAVVVTSPTMKNEKGSPLKQLKLLRPDDTLLIGHVYRLVSFEEVLNEFATKKCVKLGKLLKDGGGLDLTKKKKKHRKKLDQETGRVNPNSDTDPNQDGANDAVAGENGGDGFLRRSHGGGRSGGGWRPALHSIPEFGSS; from the exons aTGGGGAATTGTCAAGCGGCGGAAGCAGCGACGGTTTTGATTCATCATCCGGCGGAGAACAAGATGGAGAGGATTTACTGGTCGGTGACTGCGAGTGACGTCATGAGATCCAATCCCGGTCATTACGTTGCGGTGGTTGTGACGTCACCTACTATGAAGAACGAGAAAGGATCTCCATTGAAGCAGCTTAAGCTCCTTCGTCCTGACGACACTTTGCTCATCGGACATGTCTATCGTCTCGTCAGCTTCGAAG AGGTTTTGAACGAGTTTGCGACGAAGAAGTGTGTGAAGCTTGGGAAGTTACTGAAAGACGGAGGAGGGCTTgacttgacgaagaagaagaagaaacacagaAAGAAATTGGATCAAGAAACGGGCCGAGTCAACCCGAATTCTGATACGGATCCGAACCAAGATGGCGCTAATGATGCG GTGGCCGGAGAAAACGGGGGAGATGGGTTTCTTAGGAGGAGTCACGGCGGAGGAAGAAGTGGCGGTGGGTGGAGACCAGCTTTACATAGTATTCCGGAATTTGGATCCTCATGA
- the LOC104762787 gene encoding uncharacterized protein LOC104762787, which translates to MGNCQAAEAATVLIHHPAENKVERIYWSVTASDVMRSNPGHYVAVVVTSPTMKNEKGSPLKQLKLLRPDDTLLIGHVYRLVSFEEVLNEFATKKCVKLGKLLKDGGGLDLTKKKKKHRKKLDQETGRVNPNSDSDPNQYGANDAVSGENGGDGFLRRSHGGGRGGGGWRPALHSIPEFGSS; encoded by the exons atGGGGAATTGTCAAGCGGCGGAAGCAGCGACGGTTTTGATTCATCATCCGGCGGAGAACAAGGTGGAGAGGATTTACTGGTCGGTGACAGCGAGTGACGTCATGAGATCCAATCCCGGTCATTACGTTGCGGTGGTTGTGACGTCACCTACTATGAAGAACGAGAAAGGATCTCCATTGAAGCAGCTTAAGCTCCTTCGTCCTGACGACACTTTGCTCATCGGACATGTCTATCGTCTCGTCAGCTTCGAAG AGGTTTTGAACGAGTTTGCGACGAAGAAGTGTGTGAAGCTTGGGAAGTTACTGAAAGACGGAGGAGGGCTTgacttgacgaagaagaagaagaaacacagaAAGAAATTGGATCAAGAGACGGGCCGAGTCAACCCGAATTCTGATTCGGATCCGAACCAATATGGCGCTAATGATGCG GTGTCTGGAGAAAACGGGGGAGATGGGTTTCTTAGGAGGAGTCACGGCGGAGGAAGAGGTGGTGGTGGGTGGAGGCCAGCTTTACACAGCATTCCGGAATTTGGATCCTCATGA